Proteins from a single region of Apium graveolens cultivar Ventura chromosome 7, ASM990537v1, whole genome shotgun sequence:
- the LOC141674812 gene encoding secreted RxLR effector protein 161-like, with protein MERPTALHHNAVKRILCYVKGTVGYGLVYTKRGGNNLLSGYSDSDLAGNIEDGRSTSGMAFYLDENLITWVSQKQYCVALSSCEAEFMAATAAACQAAWLRNLLGKITDLKLGVVTIYVDNRSAIDLARNPVFHGRTLSFDSRVCRTG; from the coding sequence ATGGAGCGTCCAACTGCTCTACATCATAATGCTGTTAAACGGATATTATGTTATGTTAAAGGCACTGTGGGGTATGGTCTGGTATACACAAAGAGGGGTGGAAATAACCTGTTATCAGGATACTCGGATAGTGATTTGGCTGGGAATATAGAAGACGGAAGGAGTACCAGTGGCATGGCATTTTATCTTGATGAGAACCTTATAACTTGGGTGTCACAGAAGCAGTATTGTGTGGCTTTGTCATCGTGTGAAGCTGAGTTTATGGCAGCAACAGCTGCAGCATGCCAGGCAGCATGGTTGAGGAACTTGCTTGGGAAAATTACAGACTTAAAGCTAGGTGTAGTCACAATTTATGTGGACAACAGAAGTGCTATTGATTTAGCAAGAAATCCGGTATTTCATGGACGTACGCTATCATTTGATTCGAGAGTGTGTAGAACGGGGTGA
- the LOC141674811 gene encoding uncharacterized protein LOC141674811, translating to MATMVQPNIPKLTSTNYGNWSIQMKVLLGSYDNWDIIESGYDEPTDAAAEAALSNAEKMILKETRKKDKKALYTIIQGVDESTFEKISNAKTAKDAWEILQKSFQGVEKVKKVRLQVLRGEFENLKMKSSENIGEFVTRLKTVTNEMKKNGESLDDVRVIEKLLRSLTRKFDYVVTSIEESKDLSTISIDELVGSLQAHEQ from the coding sequence ATGGCGACGATGGTGCAACCAAATATTCCAAAATTGACGAGTACAAATTACGGAAACTGGAGTATTCAAATGAAGGTATTACTCGGTTCCTACGATAATTGGGATATTATCGAAAGCGGGTATGACGAGCCCACAGATGCAGCCGCTGAAGCAGCCTTGTCAAATGCTGAGAAGATGATTTTGAAAGAGACCCggaaaaaagataaaaaggcgTTATATACAATTATTCAAGGAGTTGACGAATCAACCTTTGAAAAAATTTCAAATGCAAAAACGGCGAAAGACGCGTGGGAGATTCTGCAGAAATCATTCCAGGGTGTCGAGAAAGTCAAAAAGGTTCGTCTCCAAGTACTACGTGGGGAGTTCGAAAATTTGAAGATGAAGAGTTCtgaaaatattggtgaatttgttacgCGTTTAAAAACGGTGACAAATGAGATGAAAAAAAATGGTGAAAGTCTCGACGATGTTCGGGTCATAGAAAAGTTGCTCCGTTCATTAACAAGAAAATTTGATTATGTTGTTACTTCTATCGAAGAATCAAAAGACTTGTCCACGATTTCTATTGATGAGCTCGTAGGTTCTCTTCAAGCCCACGAGCAGTGa
- the LOC141670977 gene encoding uncharacterized protein LOC141670977, with the protein MIHHYMINIRVRGNGCRGFYHNMPSLNRASIASQRELVSDFFCTQCQKEMVLLTMHPKHAASFAQRASQCQEPGWGYEVTAETLPALSKIGVETGPERVFQL; encoded by the exons ATGATACATCATTACATGATAAACATTAGAGTGAGAGGGAATGGGTGTAGAGGATTCTACCATAACATGCCTTCTCTAAACAGG GCTAGCATAGCTTCCCAGAGGGAACTTGTTTCGGATTTTTTTTGCACCCAGTGCCAAAAGGAGATGGTTCTTCTCACAATGCACCCTAAACATGCTGCTTCTTTTGCTCAA AGGGCCTCGCAGTGTCAAGAGCCAGGTTGGGGTTATG aagttacagCTGAAACCCTGCCTGCActatccaaaattggtgttgaaACTGGTCCTGAAAGAGTTTTTCAACTTTGA